Genomic window (Oryza sativa Japonica Group chromosome 3, ASM3414082v1):
TTAacaagaatgaaaaagttggTTTTTTTGAGTATGTACATCTTACTTGTTCACGTCTTCTTTAAACAAGAATGAACAAGTTACACAGAGAACAAAGCATCCTCACGCGAAGCAGGTTTAAATGCTAACCGAAAGCTCATAGTTTCACGCACATATAGATATAGGTATTCTTGTTTTGTCATCAATTGTGCAACTACCACTGCTTCAAAATCACCATCTGTGATACCTCCTGTGAAGGACTGTCTATTTCAGGTAGACGGTTTTTATGAGATCGTTTGTAGTTTGCACCTTTCTGATGATTGTTGAACCAGAAGTAACTACACCTTAATGGATTAATGAGCCTATATGAGATTTGAGTCTGATCTTTTAGAACTTTATTACCAGGCAAGATAGATAACTTTCTTCTTGCCGATATAAGTTTTTCTCAAGCTGAATTAACAAACACACGGTTGATATGTGCTTTTGCAACTAGCAATTTATTGGTCCTATTCAGTTGGCTGGGGCCTTTATGGCATTTGCAAATATATCTATTACACCAGTACTGCTTGTGCATCCTGTGGTAGTTTTCTTCCCTAATGTGGCCAATCAGCTGTTTCCTTGTGAACTACAAACAGTTTTAAGTGAATCATGGACAGTTTGTACTGGTTGTCTTGTCTGTTTTTTCTTTGGTTCATCTTTTCTTGATCCTGCTAATACACTCAGAATCACTTAAGCCGAACAGATAAACTGTGCTATTTACATTAGCCCTTCTAATGATATTACTACTTCTGTAATCATATAACACTCAGTCAGAAGTACTTGTACCGGGCAGATACACTGTGCCATGTACGTTAGCCGGCCTCTAACGATCTCATTGGTGCACTTATGAGCAGGGATTTAGGAAAGTTGATCCAGATAGGTGGGAGTTTGCAAACGAAGGTTTTCTTAGAGGACAAAAGCATCTACTGAAGACCATCAACAGAAGGAAACCAACTCATGGAAACAACCAAGTTCAGCAGCCTCAGTTGCCAGCTGCTCCTGTACCTGCTTGCGTAGAAGTGGGGAAGTTTGGGATGGAAGAAGAGATTGAGATGCTCAAAAGGGATAAAAATGTTTTAATGCAGGAACTTGTCAGGCTGAGACAACAACAGCAGACAACAGATCATCAGCTGCAGACTTTGGGCAAGCGTCTTCAAGGAATGGAGCAACGGCAACAACAAATGATGTCTTTCCTGGCTAAGGCAATGCATAGTCCTGGCTTCCTAGCACAATTTGTACAGCAAAACGAAAACAGCAGAAGAAGAATAGTTGCTAGTAACAAAAAGAGGAGGCTACCAAAGCAGGATGGTTCGTTGGACTCTGAAAGTGCTTCATTGGATGGACAAATAGTAAAATATCAACCTATGATCAATGAAGCAGCCAAAGCGATGCTAAGGAAGATCCTAAAGCTAGATTCTTCACATAGATTTGAATCCATGGGCAATTCAGATAATTTCCTTCTTGAGAATTATATGCCAAATGGTCAAGGTCTTGACAGCTCTTCATCAACTCGGAATTCTGGTGTTACCCTTGCAGAGGTCCCAGCTAACTCAGGTTTGCCATATGTAGCTACAAGCTCTGGACTTTCAGCTATTTGTTCAACTTCGACTCCTCAGATTCAGTGCCCAGTTGTTTTGGACAACGGCATACCCAAAGAAGTTCCAAACATGAGTGCGGTGCCTTCTGTTCCGAAGGCTGTGGCTCCAGGCCCAACTGATATCAATATTCTGGAATTCCCAGATTTGCAAGATATAGTAGCTGAAGAAAATGTTGATATTCCTGGAGGGGGCTTTGAAATGCCTGGTCCTGAGGGTGTATTCTCTTTGCCTGAAGAAGGTGATGATAGTGTTCCCATTGAGACTGATGAGATTTTGTACAACGATGACACCCAGAAACTTCCTGCTATCATTGATTCTTTCTGGGAACAGTTCCTGGTGGCTAGCCCTCTATCTGTTGATAATGATGAAGTCGATTCAGGTGTACTAGACCAAAAGGAAACACAACAGGGGAATGGATGGACCAAAGCTGAAAACATGGCTAACCTTACAGAACAGATGGGCCTCCTGTCATCACACCATACAGGATGATGAGGTACAATAGGACATACTTAGCCACCATTTGTCAAGGTACCCTGGGATCTCGGTAATAAACTCCCACATCATCACCTACCCTTATGTCTATGTTATGTTCTATCATTTTGCTGAAACAATACTGAAACGTCACCCTATATGTGGGAGGATACTAATCTTCCACCTATGAAACACGGTTTACCCGAGGGGTTTACCTGCTTGTATCTAGGTTTGGCAGGCGTAAGAATTGATCAATGGTAACTTGTCAAATCTGTATGATAGCTACTTTGTGTTGTAGCTACtgatagctttttttttttgttcttgccTGCTCTATCTGATTGCAACTAACTTCTGGTAGTACTGGCAGTCTGCCACACTGTATTGATTCCAAAATTAAGTAACTTTGACTGTTTCAGATTCTGGCATTGATTGATTCCTGCCGGTGTAGCCGAACGGGAAAGTGAGGGCACTTCTCATAACTTCACTGAACTCAGCAACTTATATGATATGCTTAATAAGACAGGTTGAATCAATCGAAGTCCTTTTCACCAGTGTTATTTGAAAACAcatttgcatttattctgctgTATTTTTCCTCTTGCACAAGATAAGATTGAAGCATTTCTTGCAACTGATAATGTCATGTTTAAGTGGTACAAGCCGTTCATCTGTGCACTGACCTGGTAGCATTAGAAGCCATTGTTATTGAATCATGGTGGTTGCATTTTTCTTGTCTGTATAGTTTTAGAGTCCATTTTCCAGCATTTTGGTATAATATTGGGAAAAGCAGCATGGGCAATTCATCAGGAGGTGCCTTTGTTTTCAACAATgcttttatttcctttttgaCTTGGTAGGAGTAAGAGCTTTGCGTGGGTCAATGTTTTGGTAAGTAGTAAAAGTTGTGGATTAGTATTTGTTTGATACtgcattaaaaaaatgattgaaTGATTAGTGAAATGCTGGGCTAGTTTGATTTGTTTGTCACAGGGGGTGTACTTTATGTCGGGAAAATGTAAGCAGTCGTCACATGCTCTTTGTTTTATTGTCTACCCTGTTGTGATAAGATAAACTCGCGTcgtttctctctttttccttttctctttctctttctctttttttttcgtaaAGGATGTTTATTAGGTGCCGACCCAGCCAACATTTTCGTGCAGAGGAAAAAAGGGGGGAATGAACATCGCCCCCACACATACAACGAGGGCAGGTAGAATAGACTACAAACAGGGGTTTGTTTGGGCTGTTTGGAATGCACAGAAAAGAAATATACTATGTGGTAGTATTGTGTTAGGAGAAAATTAACGGGGATTATCAATCTGTGTATGGATTGGACGATATGCAGGGTCCAGACTAGACACTAGAGAAAGGGGGCTTTAAACCGCAAGTGGTTTCAGATTTTTGTCAAAAGGGGAATGCCTGCCTGCTGGGACAGAGATTACAAACCCCATGTAGAGTACCTATCAACATTATTATCATTATGGAATCATCATTATAGTATAGTACAACACATATGTAATGTAGTATTTGGGATGAAGGGAAGCGATGGAATAATATGCACGGTCCTGGGGATTAATGTATAATTAGTTGTCTTTAATTGAATCAATGCCCTTGCAATGCTTGCTTTCGGTGCGCATAATACCAACCCAGCTGAGCCTGAGGCAGagccaaacaaaaacaaaaggttgAGGGAAAAGGAGGTGGAAATGGAAGACAGCAAAGCACCAGCGCATGCAGACGATGGATGGAGAAGTTGGAACAAGCATTATGCATTGCAGCATCAGCTGCCTAATTATAGCTTAATACTGCCAATAATGATGGGATGAAtttgcatcatcatcatcattatctCCTCTACTTAACTTTACAGGGCAGAGCTGGCTGGAATATATTAGCTATATCTATACGAATACGATCATCATTCATCAACCACAACAAGTACGCATTTCGATTATCTGATCTGAGTTGGATCGAACGTACTGCAGACTGCCTGCGCGCGGCTCACTCTCAACTCCCACATGCACACTTAACCACCGCAATTAATTAGTAGTAGCACGTAATTCAATTGTGACCAAATAAGCAACTGGAGTACCTCTGTATATGCAGCTGCTTTCTTCTCATCAATCCATCATCGCACCATCACTAACTAATTAAGCATCAATCCAACTAACAACATACTTGTACCAATGATCAGATAGCCAGATCGACATCAAATAGGATAAACCAACAAAGGATTACCTATTGATAGATTTATAGTTAATGGTTAATTAAGACCACGGTTATAACTGTTCGTCGTGAAGAAGCAGCAGTAAC
Coding sequences:
- the LOC4334826 gene encoding heat stress transcription factor A-1, whose protein sequence is MEAAVAAAAAAAGAVTTAVAPPPGAAVSNGVATAPPPFLMKTYEMVDDPATDAVVSWGPGNNSFVVWNTPEFARDLLPKYFKHSNFSSFVRQLNTYGFRKVDPDRWEFANEGFLRGQKHLLKTINRRKPTHGNNQVQQPQLPAAPVPACVEVGKFGMEEEIEMLKRDKNVLMQELVRLRQQQQTTDHQLQTLGKRLQGMEQRQQQMMSFLAKAMHSPGFLAQFVQQNENSRRRIVASNKKRRLPKQDGSLDSESASLDGQIVKYQPMINEAAKAMLRKILKLDSSHRFESMGNSDNFLLENYMPNGQGLDSSSSTRNSGVTLAEVPANSGLPYVATSSGLSAICSTSTPQIQCPVVLDNGIPKEVPNMSAVPSVPKAVAPGPTDINILEFPDLQDIVAEENVDIPGGGFEMPGPEGVFSLPEEGDDSVPIETDEILYNDDTQKLPAIIDSFWEQFLVASPLSVDNDEVDSGVLDQKETQQGNGWTKAENMANLTEQMGLLSSHHTG